One window of Pectobacterium carotovorum genomic DNA carries:
- the fliL gene encoding flagellar basal body-associated protein FliL has product MSDMQVRPGRKRSIWLILLIIVALAATGAAGAAWWLLSQKNAATAEQEAPPPPEPVFMPLDTFTVNLVNADNDPDRVLYVGFTLRLPDEATRTRFTNYLPEVRSRLLLLLSRQDAIALANEQGKQKLIEQIKQVLSPPLVPGQPNQVVTDVLFTAFILR; this is encoded by the coding sequence ATGTCTGATATGCAAGTTCGACCAGGACGTAAACGGTCTATTTGGCTAATACTACTGATTATCGTTGCTCTCGCTGCAACTGGTGCTGCGGGCGCCGCTTGGTGGCTATTAAGTCAGAAGAATGCGGCAACGGCTGAGCAAGAAGCACCGCCACCGCCAGAGCCTGTTTTCATGCCACTGGATACCTTTACCGTTAATCTCGTCAATGCAGATAATGACCCTGACCGCGTGTTATATGTTGGATTCACGCTGCGTTTACCAGATGAAGCCACGCGTACCCGGTTTACTAATTATCTGCCAGAAGTTCGCAGCAGATTGTTATTACTGCTTTCTCGTCAGGACGCGATTGCGCTTGCCAATGAGCAAGGCAAACAGAAGCTGATAGAGCAAATTAAGCAAGTGCTAAGCCCACCATTAGTTCCTGGTCAACCTAACCAGGTCGTTACTGATGTTCTGTTCACGGCCTTTATACTGCGGTAA